The Raoultibacter phocaeensis genome contains a region encoding:
- the cysK gene encoding cysteine synthase A: MIYDNVLEAMGRTPMMRLNHLSEQNAAQILVKYEGINIGGSIKTRTAYQMITAAEKRGEIGPGTIIVEPTSGNQGIGLALVCAVKGYAAKIIMPDSVSVERRKLVRHYGAEVVIVHDEGDIGKCIAECIATAERMAAEDSRVYIPQQFKNTDNLLAHKYHTALEILEDVEGPIHGFCAGIGTGGTISGIGQVLKALYPGVSIWAVEPENAAILSGGGISTHLQMGIGDGLIPDILDQDIYDDVCVVSDEEALETARRLAHEEGLMVGVSSGTNVAAARRLARKLGAGKTVVTILPDTGERYFSTELFEA; encoded by the coding sequence ATGATCTACGATAACGTTCTCGAAGCGATGGGCCGCACGCCCATGATGAGGCTCAACCACCTCTCCGAGCAAAATGCCGCCCAGATTCTCGTGAAATACGAGGGCATTAACATCGGCGGCTCGATCAAAACCCGTACGGCGTACCAAATGATCACCGCCGCCGAAAAGCGCGGCGAGATCGGTCCGGGCACTATCATCGTCGAACCCACGAGCGGCAACCAGGGAATCGGACTTGCGCTCGTATGCGCCGTCAAAGGCTATGCCGCGAAAATCATCATGCCCGACTCGGTGAGCGTCGAGCGCCGCAAGCTCGTGCGCCATTACGGAGCCGAAGTCGTCATCGTGCACGACGAGGGCGATATCGGCAAATGCATCGCCGAATGCATTGCCACCGCCGAGCGCATGGCCGCCGAAGATTCACGCGTCTACATTCCCCAGCAGTTCAAGAACACCGACAACCTGCTCGCACACAAGTACCACACCGCCCTTGAGATCCTCGAGGACGTCGAAGGGCCCATCCATGGCTTCTGCGCAGGCATCGGCACGGGCGGCACCATCTCTGGCATCGGCCAGGTGCTCAAAGCGCTCTATCCGGGCGTATCCATCTGGGCGGTCGAACCCGAAAACGCCGCCATCCTCTCGGGCGGAGGCATCAGCACGCATCTGCAGATGGGCATCGGCGACGGGCTCATCCCCGACATCCTCGATCAGGACATCTACGACGACGTATGCGTGGTCTCCGACGAAGAGGCGCTCGAAACCGCCCGCAGGCTCGCTCACGAGGAGGGCCTCATGGTAGGCGTGTCGAGCGGCACGAACGTCGCCGCAGCACGCAGGCTCGCACGCAAGCTCGGGGCAGGCAAAACGGTCGTCACCATCCTGCCCGACACCGGAGAGCGCTATTTCTCGACCGAGCTGTTCGAAGCGTAG